Proteins encoded within one genomic window of Glycine soja cultivar W05 chromosome 1, ASM419377v2, whole genome shotgun sequence:
- the LOC114411689 gene encoding putative exosome complex component rrp40, which yields METKSTSSFTNLVDQSVCPGDVVLDLSKMINHTIKLGGGLRQDCDAISVMKAGRLRFSKPHKYWVENSQKRYVPYAEDSVLGIVVDSRSDNFLVDIKGPTLAFLPVLAFEGGTRRNIPRFEIGTLIYVRVIKANPGMNPELSCTDASGKAAEFGALKDGYMFECTTGQSRMLLSSPTCPVLDALGKKLSFEIAVGLNGRVWVDAASPHTTIVVANAIMN from the exons ATGGAGACAAAATCCACCAGTTCATTTACAAACTTAGTAGACCAATCAGTG TGTCCTGGAGATGTGGTTCTTGATCTTTCTAAAATGATAAACCACACAATTAAACTTGGAGGCGGTCTACGACAG GATTGTGATGCAATTTCTGTAATGAAGGCTGGCAGACTCAGGTTCTCAAAGCCTCATAAATACTGGGTTGAAAATTCTCAGAAGAGG TATGTGCCATATGCAGAGGATTCTGTTCTTGGAATTGTTGTAGACTCCAGATCAGAT AACTTTCTTGTGGACATAAAAGGACCAACTTTAGCATTTTTACCGGTGCTTGCATTTGAAGGAGGAACTAGAAGAAATATACCTAGGTTTGAG ATAGGTACTTTGATTTACGTGCGGGTTATAAAAGCAAACCCTGGAATGAATCCAGAGCTATCGTGCACTGATG CCAGTGGGAAAGCTGCAGAATTTGGTGCCCTAAAAGATGGCTATATGTTTGAGTGTACAACAGGTCAATCAAGGAT GCTTCTCAGTTCTCCCACATGTCCAGTACTTGATGCTTTAGGGAAGAAACTGTCCTTTGAGATAGCAGTTGGCTTAAATGGACGTGTTTGG GTCGATGCAGCATCTCCACACACAACTATTGTTGTAGCTAATGCGATTATGAACTGA